A part of Propioniciclava coleopterorum genomic DNA contains:
- a CDS encoding sugar phosphate nucleotidyltransferase, translating to MARGLGTRMRKEAAGVELNGTQQAMADRGLKGMIDVGRPFLDHVISAIADAGITDVVLVIGPEHEEIRRYYDEMPKERVGVTFAVQERPLGTADALLAARDAVGERRFLLLNSDNHYPTAALAALRECPGDALVGFDPAGLSEKGNIPADRVKAFALLEASPEGRLTGIVEKPDPETLARFGTDARVSMNCYAFTPGIFDFAAAVEPSPRGEYELTDAVRLALAAGVPFDVVPSSDGVLDMSERADVASVAAALSGSEVSL from the coding sequence ATGGCCCGCGGCCTCGGGACCCGGATGCGCAAGGAAGCCGCCGGCGTCGAGCTCAACGGCACCCAGCAGGCCATGGCCGACCGCGGCCTCAAGGGCATGATCGACGTCGGACGCCCGTTCCTCGATCACGTGATCAGCGCCATCGCCGACGCCGGCATCACCGACGTCGTGCTCGTCATCGGCCCCGAGCACGAGGAGATCCGCCGCTACTACGACGAGATGCCCAAGGAGCGCGTCGGCGTCACCTTCGCCGTCCAGGAGCGCCCGCTCGGCACCGCCGACGCCCTCCTCGCCGCCCGGGACGCCGTGGGCGAGCGCCGGTTCCTGCTGCTGAACTCCGACAACCACTACCCCACCGCCGCGCTCGCCGCGCTGCGGGAGTGCCCCGGCGACGCGCTCGTCGGCTTCGACCCGGCCGGGCTCTCGGAGAAGGGCAACATCCCCGCCGACCGCGTGAAGGCGTTCGCGCTGCTCGAGGCGTCGCCCGAGGGGCGGCTGACCGGGATCGTGGAGAAGCCGGACCCCGAGACGCTGGCCCGGTTCGGCACCGACGCCCGCGTCAGCATGAACTGCTACGCCTTCACCCCGGGCATCTTCGACTTCGCGGCCGCCGTCGAGCCCTCGCCGCGCGGGGAGTACGAACTCACCGACGCCGTCCGGCTCGCCCTGGCGGCCGGCGTCCCCTTCGACGTCGTGCCGAGTTCGGACGGCGTGCTGGACATGTCCGAGCGCGCCGACGTCGCCTCGGTCGCCGCCGCCCTGTCCGGGAGCGAGGTGTCCCTATGA